From the genome of Helicoverpa zea isolate HzStark_Cry1AcR chromosome 1, ilHelZeax1.1, whole genome shotgun sequence, one region includes:
- the LOC124635415 gene encoding trypsin CFT-1-like, whose translation MRSLALLSLCFSAIVAVSSNPQRILGGSVTTVDSYPTLAAVLYSWNLSTFWQACGGAILNNRAILTAAHCTIYYPNERWRIRVGSTWANSGGVVHNLAANIIHPSYNYTNNDNDIAILRSATTFSFNNNIRAASIAGPNYNLADNQAVFVAGWGTTSDGGYSSEQLRHVQLVTVNQNTCRNNYAASIRRFAITDNMLCSGWPSGGRGQCLGDEGAPLYHNGIVVGVYSFGIGCGQAQYPAVNARVSRYTAWIQSNA comes from the exons ATGCGTTCCCTTGCTCTGCTATCCCTCTGCTTCTCGGCTATCGTAG cTGTCTCCAGCAATCCCCAGAGGATTTTGGGTGGTTCAGTAACTACTGTTGATAGTTACCCCACTCTCGCCGCTGTGCTATACTCATGGAACTTGAGCACTTTCTGGCAGGCTTGCGGAGGTGCCATCCTCAACAACAGGGCTATCCTCACCGCTGCTCACTGCACCAT TTACTACCCGAATGAGAGATGGCGTATCCGTGTTGGCTCCACCTGGGCCAACAGTGGCGGAGTCGTACACAACTTGGCCGCCAACATCATCCACCCCTCATACAACTATACGAACAATGACAATGACATCGCAATTCTGCGCTCCGCCACCACCTTCTCATTCAACAATAATATTCGCGCTGCTTCCATCGCTGGACCCAACTACAACCTCGCTGACAACCAGGCTGTCTTCGTTGCTGGATGGGGCACAACTTCT GACGGTGGATATTCCTCTGAGCAGCTACGTCACGTTCAGCTCGTGACCGTCAACCAGAACACTTGCAGAAACAACTACGCGGCTAGCATTCGTCGCTTTGCTATAACCGACAACATGTTGTGTTCGGGCTGGCCCAGCGGTGGTCGTGGCCAGTGCTTGGGAGACGAGGGTGCTCCTCTCTACCACAACGGCATCGTTGTTGGTGTCTACTCTTTCGGCATTGGATGCGGTCAGGCTCAGTACCCCGCTGTCAATGCTCGCGTATCTCGCTACACCGCTTGGATTCAATCTAACGCGTAA
- the LOC124635514 gene encoding trypsin, alkaline C-like, which yields MRFLALLALCFAAVAAVPSNPQRIVGGSVTTIDRYPTIAALLYSWNLSTYWQACGGTILNNRAILTAAHCTAGDANNRWRIRVGSTWANSGGVVHNLNANIIHPSYNSRTMDNDIAVLRSATTFSFNNNVRAASIAGANYNLADNQAVWAAGWGTTSSGGSSSEQLRHVELRSINQNTCRNNYATRGITITANMLCSGWPNGGRDQCQGDSGGPLYHNGIVVGVCSFGIGCAQAQFPGVNARVSRYTSWISSNA from the exons ATGCGTTTCCTTGCTCTGCTCGCCCTCTGCTTCGCGGCTGTCGCAG ctGTCCCCAGCAATCCCCAGAGGATTGTGGGTGGTTCGGTAACTACTATTGACCGTTACCCCACCATCGCCGCCCTGCTGTACTCATGGAACTTGAGCACCTACTGGCAGGCTTGCGGAGGTACCATCCTGAACAACAGGGCTATCCTCACCGCTGCTCACTGCACTGC TGGAGACGCTAACAACAGATGGCGTATCCGTGTCGGCTCCACCTGGGCCAACAGCGGTGGTGTCGTACACAACCTGAACGCCAACATCATCCACCCCTCATACAACTCAAGGACCATGGATAATGACATCGCCGTCCTTCGCTCTGCCACCACCTTCTCCTTCAACAACAATGTTCGCGCTGCTTCCATCGCTGGTGCCAACTACAACCTCGCTGACAACCAGGCTGTCTGGGCTGCTGGATGGGGCACAACCTCC TCCGGTGGTTCTTCCTCTGAGCAGCTCCGTCACGTCGAGCTGAGAAGTATCAACCAGAACACTTGCAGAAACAACTACGCTACCCGTGGTATTACCATTACCGCTAACATGTTGTGCTCCGGCTGGCCCAACGGTGGTCGTGACCAGTGCCAGGGAGACTCCGGCGGTCCTCTCTACCACAACGGCATCGTTGTTGGTGTCTGCTCCTTCGGTATTGGCTGCGCTCAGGCTCAGTTCCCTGGTGTCAACGCTCGCGTATCCCGCTACACCTCCTGGATCTCATCTAACgcataa
- the LOC124635510 gene encoding trypsin, alkaline C-like: MRILALLALCFAAVAAVPSNPQRIVGGSVTTIDQYPTIAALLFSWNLSTYWQACGGTILNNRAILTAAHCTAGDANNRWRIRVGSSWANSGGVVHNLNANIIHPSYNSRTMDNDIAVLRSATTFSFNNNVRAAPIAGANYNLADNQVVWAAGWGTTSSGGSSSEQLRHVQLVTFNQNSCRNSYATRGIAITDNMLCSGWIGGGRDQCQGDSGGPLYHNGNVVGVCSFGIGCALADFPGVNARVSRYTSWISSNA, from the exons ATGCGTATCCTTGCTCTGCTTGCTCTCTGCTTCGCGGCTGTCGCAG CTGTCCCCAGCAATCCTCAGAGGATTGTGGGTGGTTCGGTTACCACTATTGACCAGTACCCGACTATAGCCGCCCTGTTGTTCTCATGGAACTTGAGCACCTACTGGCAGGCTTGCGGAGGTACTATCCTCAACAACAGGGCTATCCTCACCGCTGCTCACTGCACTGC TGGTGACGCGAACAACAGATGGCGTATCCGTGTTGGCTCCAGCTGGGCCAATAGCGGTGGTGTCGTACACAACCTGAACGCCAACATCATCCACCCTTCATACAACTCAAGGACCATGGACAATGACATCGCTGTTCTGCGCTCCGCCACCACCTTCTCCTTCAACAACAATGTTCGCGCTGCTCCCATCGCTGGTGCCAACTACAACCTCGCAGACAACCAAGTTGTCTGGGCTGCTGGCTGGGGCACAACCTCC TCCGGTGGTTCTTCCTCTGAGCAACTCCGTCACGTTCAGCTCGTGACCTTCAACCAGAACTCTTGCAGAAACAGCTACGCTACCCGTGGTATTGCTATCACCGACAACATGTTGTGCTCTGGCTGGATCGGAGGTGGTCGTGACCAGTGCCAGGGTGACTCCGGCGGTCCCCTATACCACAATGGCAACGTTGTTGGTGTCTGCTCCTTCGGTATTGGCTGCGCTTTGGCTGACTTCCCTGGTGTCAACGCTCGCGTATCCCGCTACACCTCCTGGATCTCCTCTAATGCGTAA
- the LOC124635462 gene encoding trypsin, alkaline C-like: MRIFALLALCFAAVAAVPTNPQRIVGGSLTTIDRYPTIAVLLYTWNFSTFRQSCGGTIINNRAVLTAAHCTNGETPNRWQIRVGSSFAHSGGATHFVNANIVHPAYNRNTYENDLAILRSATTFSFNNNVRAASIAGANYNLADNQAVWAAGWGATFHLAFERSEQLRHVEMRSINQATCRNNYAVRGTVITDNMVCSGWPTGGRDQCQGDSGGPLYHNGVLVGVCSFGVGCGQAQFPGVNVRVSRYTSWISSNA; encoded by the exons ATGCGTATCTTTGCTTTACTTGCCCTGTGCTTCGCCGCTGTCGCAG CCGTACCCACCAATCCTCAGAGGATTGTGGGTGGTTCGCTCACTACCATTGATCGGTACCCAACCATCGCTGTTCTCCTATATACGTGGAACTTCAGCACTTTCAGGCAGAGCTGCGGTGGAACTATCATCAACAACAGGGCTGTCCTTACCGCCGCTCACTGCACCAA tggAGAAACACCCAACAGATGGCAAATCCGTGTTGGCTCAAGCTTTGCCCACAGTGGTGGTGCAACGCACTTCGTAAACGCGAACATCGTTCACCCAGCGTATAACCGTAACACTTACGAAAATGATCTCGCCATCCTGCGCTCCGCCACCACCTTCTCCTTCAACAACAATGTTCGCGCTGCTTCCATCGCTGGTGCCAACTACAACCTCGCTGACAACCAGGCTGTCTGGGCTGCTGGTTGGGGTGCCACTTTC CATCTCGCATTCGAGCGATCTGAACAGCTGCGTCACGTCGAGATGAGAAGTATCAACCAGGCCACTTGCAGAAACAATTACGCTGTCCGTGGTACCGTTATTACTGACAACATGGTTTGTTCTGGTTGGCCGACCGGTGGTCGTGACCAGTGCCAGGGAGACTCTGGTGGTCCTCTCTACCACAATGGCGTTCTTGTTGGTGTCTGCTCCTTCGGTGTTGGATGCGGTCAAGCTCAATTCCCCGGTGTCAATGTTCGCGTTTCCCGCTACACTTCTTGGATTTCGTCTAACGCATAA